The DNA sequence TCAGGGGAATGCCGATTCGCTCGCACAGTCGTATATGGTCCCGATTCACACTACGGGCGAACTGCTTTTCTTTCATGCGCTTGATGACGGATTTCGGATTCACGCTCCGGATCTTTTTATCCGGATACACGAGCGTTGCGGCAATGACCATTCCCGTCATGGTTTCCGCGCAGGTAAGGGCCAAAGCCATTTTCGTATCCCGAGCGATTCCCAGCGCTTCCGCATTATGAGCTTTTACGGCCTGGATCATTTCATCATCCACTCCGGCATCCCGAAGGATCGGCTCAGCCACCAGCGTATGCTTTTCAGGACGGTCTTTCGTCTGGTCGTAGTCCACATCGTGAAGCAAACCGGCCATGCCCCAGCGTTCCGGGTCTTCGCCCAGACGCTCCGCCAAGGCGCGCATGATGGCCTCCGAGGCCAACGCGTGCTTGAGCAGGTTCTCCTCGCTGGTGTGTTGCTTCAGCAAATCAAGGGCCTGTTGTCGGTCGATGGCCATCGCCGCCTCACGCCGCTCTTCGTGTCTTTTTCCTCAACTTGTTGATTTTTCTACGTATAATATTGACTTTCTTTCTGTCGTTGGCGGTGCGTGCTTCTTCCTTCCGTCCCTGCAATTCCCTGATCCTGGCTTTGAGCTTCCGGTTCGTTTGAGACCGGTACTCGTTCGGGGTCGTTACATCCTCGATCCCCTTGATCTCTTTAATGGCTTTCAGCAGTTCATCTTTTTTCATCGCATGAACGCCTGTGATGCCACCGATCTGAAGCGCAAGGTTTCGCAAGTCCTTGACGGTCATCTTTTCGAGCGAACTTACGTCCGTCGCTTGTTTGGTTTCTTCAGCCATTCTTTCCTCCCTGTCACGTTCAAATTCGATAGACCCTGCCACGGGTCCTCATGGACCGCTTATTAGTCCTTTTTGTTTCGATCTTCAACCATTTTAATAAAAGGCGTCAGCAGATCGATGGGAATCGGAAACAGCGTAGTGGAGTTGTTCTCCGCTGAAATCTCCTTCAATGTTTGCAGGTAGCGAAGTTGAAGCGCTATGGGATGTTCCGCGATGATCGCCGCCGCCTCGGTCAGTTTGGCGGATGCCTGGAACTCGCCTTCGGCCGCGATGATCTTCGCGCGTCGCTCGCGCTCCGCTTCGGCCTGTCTCGCCATTGCGCGCTGCATCTCCGTTGGCAGGTCGATATGTTTTACTTCAACGTTGGAGACCTTGATGCCCCATGGATCCGTGTGTTTGTCGAGTATACTCTGCAGTTCCTGATTGATTTTCTCCCGCTCGGCCAGAAGTTCGTCGAGCATCGCCTGACCGCAAACGCTCCTCAAGGTGGTTTGCGCCAATTGAGACGTTGCGAAGAGAAAGTCCTCCACTTCGACGATCGCCTTGTTCGAATCCATGACCCTGAAGTAAACCACTGCATTGACCTTCACGGAAACATTGTCCCGGGTGATCACGTCCTGCGGCGGCACATCCATGGCCACCAAGCGAAGGCTGACTCTTACCATGCGGTCGATAACCGGAATCAGAATGATCAAGCCGGGTCCTTTGGAAGCGATGAGCCGTCCGAGTCGAAAAATGACGCCGCGCTCGTACTCCCGCAATACCCTCAGGGCCGAACTGAGAAACATAATCACGAGGACAAGAATCAGAATCAACGCATACATGTTCATGGCAACCTCCCAACGCGGGCAACCGGGGTCCGGTCCGCTCGTTTTATCGACTTAGGAGAAACGTTTGGCGGTCACCCGTCGGATTCCCGGCTTTCCGCCATGGAAAACAGGTGAAGCCCCCAAAAGGACCTCACTACAATGAATGGTTCGTAAACTCAGTCCCCCTGTGATCGTACGGCCTTCTTCACTTGAAGAAAAAATTGCTTTTTCCCGACTACCCGGATCCGATCGCCCAACTCGAGCCTCTCATCGCTTTCCGCGTTCCAGGTCTCTCCATGTACGAACACTTTGATTTCGCCCGAATCCGCCAGTTGCGTTACCTGGCCTTCTTCTCCGAGCAAGCCTTCTAAACCCGTGGTGGGTTTGTGCAGCATGGCTTTGACGATCAACCCAAGAACGACCGTGAAGAACAGAGTTACAACAGCCACCGTAGGCACGAGCACCTGCCAGGACACGCGAACCAAACCCAGGCTGTCACTATGAAATAGAAACATGGATCCCAAAACAAGACAAGTCAGTCCTCCGATCGTGAGCATCCCGTAGCTGGCGATTTTGATCTCCAGGATAAAGAGGATGAGGCCGAGGATAATCAACAGGACGCCCGCGTAATTGACCGGCAAGGTCTGAAACGCATAAAAGGAGAGGATGAGCGATATGGCTCCTACGATTCCGGGAAAAACCGCGCCGGGGTTCGCCAGCTCGAAATAGAGTCCGACCATTCCCAGCATCATCAGGATATAAGCGATGTTCGGGTTCGCTATAGTACGCAGAATCTTCTCCCGAAGGCTCTCCTCCTCATACGTCACGGTCGCGCCGGCGACGTCTATCACCCGTTGCTTCCCTTTGACGAGCACGGTGCGCCCATTGATTTTCGGCAGCAATTCCTCGATGTTGCCGGCTACAAGATCGACAACCTTGTTTTTCAAGGCCTCATCTGCCGTGATCGACACGCTTTCACGTACGGCCTTTTCAGCCCAGTCCGCGTTTCGTCCCCTCTCGTCGGCAATGCTTCTGGCGTAGGCTACCATGTCGTTTTCCACTTTTTTGGCCATGGCGCCCTCGATTTCCTTACCCATGGCCACCGGATGCGCAGCGCCGATGTTCGTGCCGGGAGCCATGGCGGCCACGTGGGCTGCAATGGTTATGATCACGCCTGCGCTGGCCGCTCTGGCTCCGCTCGGGGCCACGTATACGACCACCGGCACATCGGATTCCATAATGGATTTGACAATCGAACGCATGGAGTCGGCGAGTCCTCCGGGCGTGTCCAGCTGGATTACGAGGCACTCATCGTCGGCTACGTGAGCGTCCTTGATGGTCCGCTCGATAAAAAGAGCCACCCCTGGGTTGATGCTGCTGTCCACTGTGGCGACTCGGACCGTTTTACCAAGTGCATAGGAGGTCGAGAAGAGAGTGCATAAAAAGACCAAGATAAAACAAGCCGGAAAGGCTCGGCTCGTGTACACGCAGGTGCCGTTCATGCTGAACTCCGTGGCGATGTTTTTTTCATCAGGTCCAACGCCCCCATGATCTGCTTCATGTCGTCCCAGACATCCTTTTTCTTCGATGGATTTCTGAGCAGGTAGGCCGGATGATACGTGGGCATGACCCTGATCTCGCCCATGGAATGAAACCGGCCCCGTAGAATGGAGATGGGGGCGGCTGACTGCAAAAGGGTTTGCGCCGCGGCCAGGCCAAGGGCGCAGATGATCTTCGGCCTGATGATCCTGATCTGGCTCCTCAAACACGGATTGCAGGTTTCGATTTCTTCAGGGAACGGGGTGCGGTTTCGGGGGGGGCGGCATTTGACCACGTTTGTTATGTATATCTCTTCGCGCAACAAATCCATGGCCCGTATGATCTTAGTGAGCAGTTCCCCCGCCAATCCCACGAAGGGCCGGCCAAGACGATCTTCATCCCTGCCCGGACCTTCTCCCACGAACATAAGATCCGCGGTTTCGTTTCCTTCACCGAACACAAGCAGGTGACGATTCTCGGAGAGATTGCAGCGGGTACAACCGGCCCATTCCTGTTGCAACGCGCCCAAGGTCTCGGGCCTGCCCGGAGAATTTTTTCGCACGGAACCAGGTCCGAGGGCGTCCGCAAGATCGGGAGGAACAAAGATCTCCCGAATTCCGATGGATCTGTAAAAATGTAAAAGGCGATTCAGCTTTGGGTCCATATATCCCGCGCCAAAGGTCCGGGCGCATCCCTCATACGTCAATTGCCTTGTGGCGTCTCCGGCAGGCCGGCGCCGGCCTGAAAGTTCTTGAAGGGGCGCCGGGAAAAAGCTCAAAGAATAGCGCCGGTGAATCATTGCCGTGAATTAAGGGTTCATTCCGGATGCGTCTCTTTCCAGGATCCAGGTTCGCACGCGATCCAGCACCATATGGGCCGTCTCGATCTTTTCCAGAAACGGGATATCATCGACCCGACCGTCCCTGTGAATGATCTTTACTTTGTTTGTGGAACACCTGAATCCGCAGCCGTCCTGGGTTATGTCGTTCGCAACGATGAAATCGAGGTTCTTGTTCTTCATCTTCCGGTTTGCATGCATCAAAAGGGCTTCCGATTCCGCGGCAAAGCCGACCAGACACTGGTGCGTCTTCTTCTGGCCCAATTCCCGGAGTATGTCCGGATTTTCCGTGAGCCGGATCTCCGGCTCCGTGGCCTCCCGCTTTATCTTCTGGGCCTTCGGCTCCCTGGCGGGCCTGAAGTCCGAAACGGCCGCCGTTTTGATCACCACCTGACTCGCTTCGTACTCGGCCAGCATGGCCTCTCTCATCTCGCGGGCGCTGACCACTCGAATCGTTCGAACCCCTTTTATATCCGCTTCCTCCGACGGTCCCGTAACCAGACAAACCTCTCCGCCTCTTCGAAGGGCGGCCTTTGCCACGGCGAACCCCATGCGGCCTGAGGAACGGTTTGTCAGGCAGCGAACCGGGTCCAGATACTCCTCCGTCCGGCTGGCGCTGATCAGAAAGCGGATGCCTTGAAAGTCCTTGGGAGAAAGAAGATGCTCGATTTCGGCCAATATGTCCTCAACTTCGGCCAACCTGCCGGGTCCTTCGGTTTTGCAGGCCAAATCGCCCGTGCCCGAAGGAAGAATCGAGTATCCGAGAGCGATCAGCGCGTTCAGGTTCTTCTGCACGGCCGGATGCAACAGCATGTTCGAGTTCATGGCCGGGCAAACCAGCAGTTTGGCCCGTGTGGCCAGAGCGAGTGTGGTCAGGAAGTCGTCCGCAATGCCGTTGGCCAATTTCCCGATGATATTGGCGGTGGCCGGAACAACGGCGACCAAATCGGCCCACTCGGCCATGGCCACGTGCAGAACGTATCCCACGGTCTCCTGGAAGGTGTCCGTTATCACTTCCTCCCCGGACAAGGTCTGAAACGTCAACGGGGTCACAAACTTCTGGGCCGCCGATGTCATGGCGACCTTGACCAGGGCGCCCCTTTTCATCAATTCCCGCAGGAGAAAAGCCGACTTATACGCGGCAATGCCTCCGGAAACTCCTAACAGTATTCGTTTCCCTTTGATGTGCACAAGTTACTCCGCCGGATGGGATGTTTCATCGTTGCCGGACGTCTTCCCCCGGGCCGGTTGAATGCGTTCGAAAGGGGTCAGAACGCCGTGACAGCGGCATGCCGTACCGATGAACAGGCGGCCTCGAGCGTTCTCGACCCGGGACAACAGTTCGAACAGAGCCGCCGGCCGGTATCCTCCTACACCGGGGCCGAGTTGGTGGCTCCGAATGACCAGCGCTTCGAGATCGGGTAAACGGATTTCGCCGAGCAGGTCGAACATGTTGCGTTGCCTTGGCTTTTGTGTCACCGTACACAGGTTCGCGGGTTCGGGACAGTGGTCCGGACACCGGAAATCGGCATGGCTGACATATATATTTCCGTTGGAGCCACGGATGGGGTGGGGCAATAACGGCTCGATATCGGACGAAAACGTGATTCGACGCAGTCTATTCGGGCCAAGCCGGCCCAGAACCCACTCCGCGGCCAGATGAACGGGCACTGCGGGAATGATCCAGTCGGGACCCCGATCGTGCTCGAGATGCTCGAGCACGAAGGCCACTCCGTCACCGGGATGCAGCGTACGGTTGGGCCCCCGGCCCTTGTCCAACTGTTCCTGAAGGGGGTCGATCAGCACAAAGTGCGCGTCCGTTCGGCTGGAAGACAGACTCCGAAGGGCGTGTAGACCGAATTGGCCTATTCCAATGATCCAAATCGTTTCCATAAATTTAAGTATACCATATTGCCATCTTGGGCACCAACGGATTAGAATCCCGGAGCAACTGATTCGTAACCATAAACCATACGTTTCGTCTTGAAAGAAGAACATGAGTTCGCCCCTATCCGATGATTTCGTACATGCGTCCACGGAATCCGTGCCTCTATCCCGGCTGGATCTCTCGGAACGTTCTCACTGCCTGTCGTTTGGACGGGATTTGGAACCCTTGCTTCGCTCCATTCAGGCCATCGGCCTCGTTCAACCCCCGGTTGTCTGCCGCGGCAAGGATGATTTGCTTACGGTTCTGAGCGGATTCCGCCGCATCGAGGCGTTGGTCGATCTGGGAGTGGAAATCCTTCCCTGTCGAGTGTTGGACCGGTCCCTCGATCCGATGGACCGGCTCTCACTGGCGTTCTGGGAAAACCTCTCGCACCGAGGCTTCAACATCGTGGAAAAAGCCAGGGCCGTGGATGCCTTCAGTTTGCTTCAAGGATCGGAAAAAACCATGGAGAATGTGATGCCGGCCTTGGGGCTCCACCCGCATCTCAGGGAGCTGGAACGCATGAAGAAGACCGCCGGTCTGCCTGAGCCGGTTCTTCTGGCTTTAGTGGACGGGCGGATTTTTCCGGATCCGGCCATCTACCTGACCGAGTTCCCGGAATCAGATCGAATGCCCGTGTTCGAGTGTCTCACGTACCTCAACCTGAATCTGAACCAGCAGAAGGAATTCCTCGAGATGCTGCGCGACTTGTGCCTCCGGGACGGAGTGTCGGCCCGCCGGGTCCTCGAGGACGAAGACGTCCGGCGGTTGCTGGATCACCCTGCATGGAGCAGGCCGCAAAAAGCCGATCGAATGAAGCGGTGGCTCAAGGATCAGCTCAACCCTCGCCTGAAAGCCGCGGAAACCGCCTTTGACGAGCAGCTTCGGGAGTTGCGTCTGCCCGGCAGAGTACGCATTGCCCACGCGCCTTTTTTCGAAGCCGAAGGGCTGCGCGTGACCATGGACGCCGCCAACGGCGCGGAGTTGCTCGAGACGGTTAGGGAATTGAACCGGGTGTTCGAAAGCGGCGGTGTGGAAAAGCTGTACGACATCGTGGACGGGCTTTGATCGTCGAGAGGAAGGACGTTTGATATCCGTGCGAGGCGGATTTCCCTGTGTTCCTTTTCAAGACGTTTTGACCCGGCGCCGACCGGCCGGGCGCTGCGGAGCCCTTTCCCCATCAGAAATGCTCTCTGGTCCGGATGCTTCCGGACAGCGAATCGATTGAGCGTGCGAACCGTGTTCAAACCCACGAAAAGATATGTTGAACCGAGCGTTGAATCTTCTCCACTCGCCTCGAGAGTCGGGGCGAAACCACTGGTCCAACCACCGGCGCTGGACGATCTTGAAGCCAAACGGACCCTGGTGCTGGCGGAAAACAAAGGACCCTTCCTCCGGCCGTGTCCGGGAACTCAGAACTACATCTGCTGCGGGTATCAAATTCTTCATGTGGGCACCGGGTGCCCGCTCAATTGCTCATACTGCATACTCCAATCCTATCTGAACGACCATCGCCTGCGCGTTTTCGCGAATCAGGACCGGTTGATTGAAGAGCTGAAACAGGAAGCTCGATCCCACCCGGACCGCCTCTTTCGATTGGGGACCGGGGAATTCACGGACAGTCTCTATATCGAGCACCTGGTTCGATTCGTGGACCGCATCGTCCCGGTGATCCAGGGCGAACCCAATCTGATGATCGAATTCAAGACAAAAACGGATAACATCGGTACTCTGCTGGAACTGGATGATCCGGACCGCATTGTGGTCTCGTTTTCCATGAACAGCCGTCGTATCGTCCGCTCCGAAGAGCACGGAGCCGCAAGCCTCGAACAGCGCCTTCGAGCGGCGGAGCGATGCCGGGCCCGCGGCTTCAAGCTGGGGTTCCATTTTGATCCCATTATTCATTATCCCGGCTGGGAGGCGGAATACGGGGAAACCATCCGGATGATATTCGACCATGTGGATCCGGCCGGGGTGATCTGGATCAGTCTCGGGTGTCTTCGATATATGCCGGACTTGAAAGTTGTCGCCCGAAAGCGGCACCCCCAATCCGCCATATTTTCAGAAGAATTTATCCGGGGCTTGGACGGAAAGACACGGTATTTCAGACCCATCCGGCAAGAGATCTACGCCGGCATGGCGGCGCGACTCCGCCGGGCGGATCCGGACTTGTGCGTCTATCTTTGCATGGAGAGCGATCTGGTGTGGCGTTCGGCCCTGAACCATTCACCTGAAACCGGTGAAGGGTTGGCCCGGATCTTGGATCGGCGGGCTTTTTCGTTTTTCCCGTCTCTGCGGGTTCAGGATTCGAAAAAGGCGGAGGCGGATAGGACAACGGGACGCCAACCGCTTTAATCTACGGCTGATCCATGGTCTTTTTTTTGAAAGGACATCATGGTCTGCAAGCATTGCCAATGGTGTATCGAAAACCGAAAACCCTGCAAATACAAAGACGACGCCAATTGGATCATCCGGAAAATGATCGAGGCCGATGGGCTGATCTGGGGCACCCCGGTGTGGACCCATACCATTCCTCCGTGGATGATCAATCTCATGTCCAGGGCCCGCTACATGGTGTTTCTCAGCGGCGAGCTTCGCGACAAGGTGTTGGGAACCTATGTGGTGTCCTGGTTCGGAGTGGGCGAGGAAATGGCGTTGATGACGCTCGAAGCCTTGGGGCACAATTACCTCATGTTGCCCGTTTTTCGCGGCTGGGCGCGCGTGAGCACCGCGGCTTTCGGTCAAAGGCCGGACTATCTCGAAAACGGCGCACTGGAGGATACCGCAGGCATGCTCCGGATTCGAACCATGGCAAAACGAGTCGTTGAGATCACCCGAAAAATGAAATTTGCCACACAGGCCGGAGTCGGGATCCCGAAAGAAGAGATTCGCAGCATCACCTGCGGCCGCTTTCCCTTCTGGGGTAAAGCTCAAGACATCGAATCATCCTGAGCCACGATGCACCGCTCGTTGGGAAGCCTCCGGGCTTCCCAAGGATTTCAACAACCGCGCATGATGAACGGCCGGCGAAAGGGCATGAAAGAATAGATGCGCGGATGGAGATCGAACCGGAAGCTCATCGGATTCCGGAGCGCTGGAGAAACCCTTCATCATAGAATGGCTTGTCCGTCCTTACGGCCGCTCCTCCCATCACGACGACCGTGTCGAGCCGGCGACACGATGACAGGACGAAAAGCGATCGCCAAAGGGAGGACGCGCCAAATCCGAGGGCTCATCGTTCACCGTTTCGTCCGATATTTCGCACTTATTGGACTTGCCGATTTGGGCCAGATCATAGCAGTATTCGTTACTTTGAGGGCAGGAGGGGCGGATACTATATGTTGTAGGCGGCGATACGGACACCGACTCTTCGCTGCGGTTCATCCTGTGATGTTGGCCTAATAAGAGTCAAAACGAGACTTGATCCTTTTTTCCCCGGGAACGCCGAGCCCCAGCTCGGCCCAACTTCGTGCCCGGAGCGAGGATCGACCCCGAACGGCCACGAGGACTAAGTCATCTTAAGTTCGGAATTTCTTGCAATAATAAAGAAATAATGGGGACGTCCATACCTTTATACCATCTTTCTCCAATCAAACTGGATCATTATTCTATTTGTTCACCCCATTCCGACAAGAGACTTGCCGACGGTAGAAAGATCTTGGGCCTCCCGGCTCTCTCGGAGAGGGTCCCCCCAAACTCTCGTTTAGCCCGATAGTATAAGAGCGCCCGAACCTTGAGGGTTTGCGGCGATGTACCGAACTCCGTTACTTCCTTAGCTGTCCGTTGAAGAGTAGAAACGCGCAAAATCAACCCCGTCCCCTTTTTCCCACGTGAAAAGGGTTCCAAACAGGTTTGGAGAATGCATCAGCGGTGTCTTGAGCGGCTTTGCACCCTTTTCGTGCTTTCGAAACATGGGAAGGACTTCAAAACAGCGAAAAATCCGTGCGGAACCTCTTTTTCAAGGAGGTTGCCGTATAATCTGGGGTAACATCTTTTTTACACTTGCCAGGAATCGGCGATCGCCCCTATAATAAGACAAATCCATAAACGAGCATTCCAGCATGGATACCCCCCTCAAAATGGGCCTAACAACGCCCTGACGGTGTTTTTTTCCGTCAGGGACTGTTGCGTTGCCGGTCATCTACCAAAACAAACCCGAAAAAATCCGGAAGGAGGACAATCATGGCGGACAGAGTACTGTTCCTTGGATGGAACCGTCCCGTCGCCGGCAGGGAAAAACAAGCTGCGCAACTGTTTCAGAAGGCGATGGAGACCTATGGCAAGCTGCAGGCAAACGGACGTATCGAGAATTTCGAACCGGTTATTCTCGCTCACCACGGGGGCGATATGAACGGTTTCATTTTGATCAGGGGGGAAGCGGACAAGCTCGCTCAGCTTCGGGAAGACGACGAATTTGTGAACATGATAATAGAATGTGGTTATTGTCTGGAGGGTTTTGGACTGGTCAATGGATACACCGGTAACGGCGTAGCGGAAGTAATGTCACGTTGGATGGCGCTCATCAACAAGTAGCTCACACCCAAGAAGCCGCCCGGAAAAGGCACAGATCCGCCCTCGAACGAATTCTCCTGCTTGACGTTCTTTCCTGCTAATAATCTGTCGGCATGCGCCCTCGATAGATTCTTAGTCGTCTTCGTTTTCGCTGCCCCGGGTGGCTCGACGAAAAGCAAAAAAACGCCTTTGAACGATCACTGGAATACGAAATCGTCGTGATCGCCCCTACATACGTCGGTAATAACGATAATCCCATGCATATGATTGGGCATGATCATCCATTCATCCAATTCCACATAACCGTGACGCGTCGCCAACCATTCCCACGACTCGGCAACCATTTCGCCGAACTGCTTCAACGTCCTTTTTCCCTTCACGGCGTTGCCGAATAGACATTCCCGGTTCCAGGCGCAAATAGTCACGAAATACACCCCGGCCTGCGAATAATCGTACCCGTGCAATCGGATGGACCGCGGTTATGCCGCGTCGATTTCCATTGCGAGGGAGGTTCTTGCCGAGCTGGGGCTCGGCGTTCCCAGGGGAGCGGTAGGAGCAGAAGCGTGATCATATGTAGCGGCGGTCGGGCCACGGCATAGCACAGCGAAGCCTCGTCGCAAACCGCCCCTCCGGACCGGCCCTTATTCATGTTGTTCTTCCCTGACCAAAAGGGCCACGTCTCCCCCTGTCTTTCGCCAAGGCATCTTCTTCATCATTGTCGGAGTCGGATGCCAGTAGCCCCGTGTTCTTTTGTCTTGCTCCCGATCCAAAGAAATACGCGAGTTGCGCTGCAGCGGAAGGTTGCGCATTTCTGTATTACAAATTATATGCAGTTTGCGTGCCAATTGCAATAACAGACTTATGTTATGTCCCGGAATTTGGTTCTAGTTGAGACGTTGGCTCTTTTGCTCTGTTTACGGGGATAATTCGCTGTTCAATGTCATTCCCAATCTTGCGTTTGATCAACCTCAAGTCGAACTCAGATTGCAGATTCAACCAAAACTGGGCCTCAACTCCAAAATACCGCTCCAGCCTTAGCGCCGTATCAGCGGTTATGCTCCGTTTGCCGTTGACAATCTCACTGATTCTATTCAGTGGTACGGCAAGATCCCGCGACAACCGGTTTATGCTGATGCCCAAGGGTTCCATGACATCTTCTCGTAGGATTTCACCCGGCGTAATGGGATCCAGCAAATCTTTGCTGCTCACTATTGCACCTCAATGATAATTGATCGAGGAAATGTGCGCTTCCCAAGGGCCGGCCCGTACGCTCGCGCCGTTGTAACAGGTTCCTTTCTTCCTCGTCCACGCCCGCGGCAAGAAATCGATTCCAATTTCTACAGTTTCCGACCGGAAACCGCAATCAGCACATTCAGGCATTCTGGGCTTCAAGCACGGCAAGGCCGTCTTGGTTATACGTTTTGTACTTATAGATGATCACGTTGCGGCTGCCGTCCTTGATGGGACGTTTTTCAATGAATTCCACTTCCACGTGTATGGTATCGCCGACGTACACCGGCGCAAGGTAGCGCAGCTTATCCGCCCCCATAAAGGCAATGACGTCGTCCAGAAATCCGGCCTGCTCGAGCAGTCCGATGCTGCACGACATGGTCATTACGCCGGGGACCATGCGTCCCGACCACCCTTTGGCTTGGGCGGCCTCGTCCGTGAGGAAAATCGGGAGGGTATTGGCTGTAATTTGACAGAATTGGCTTTGCTCCGCTTCGATGATGGTCTTGTAATCGGTGACGAATTTTTCGCCGGGTTTACCTTGAGAGATGGTCTTGGGCTGCATGAGTACTCCTTTGTTTGTATGGAATAAATATTCTCCCACGATATACGTTCGCGCGGAATTAGGCAAGCCGTCCAAACCCAACGGCTTCGATCGGGGGACACCATACCTATTTCCGCCGTGCTTTTGCAATCAGGGGACATCATACAAGATAAAGCCTTGCGTTGTGTTCTACGCTGAAGCCTGTTCGCAAATAGGTAAGATGTCCCTGGAATCGGAGGCATACCTCCTTAGAACGGTATGGATCCGCTCTCCAAAAAGCGTTCTTTCGCGCTTTCAAACCGAAATCGGATTC is a window from the Deltaproteobacteria bacterium genome containing:
- a CDS encoding MaoC family dehydratase N-terminal domain-containing protein; this encodes MQPKTISQGKPGEKFVTDYKTIIEAEQSQFCQITANTLPIFLTDEAAQAKGWSGRMVPGVMTMSCSIGLLEQAGFLDDVIAFMGADKLRYLAPVYVGDTIHVEVEFIEKRPIKDGSRNVIIYKYKTYNQDGLAVLEAQNA
- a CDS encoding HigA family addiction module antidote protein, with the protein product MSSKDLLDPITPGEILREDVMEPLGISINRLSRDLAVPLNRISEIVNGKRSITADTALRLERYFGVEAQFWLNLQSEFDLRLIKRKIGNDIEQRIIPVNRAKEPTSQLEPNSGT